The Monomorium pharaonis isolate MP-MQ-018 chromosome 5, ASM1337386v2, whole genome shotgun sequence genome includes a window with the following:
- the LOC105830035 gene encoding uncharacterized protein LOC105830035 produces the protein MDGKHCVIDPSLQSGSMFYNYKGDYSVALALVDAQLRFIYVNVGISGRVSNSGVWNTQENFPFVIIRAEGFPLSEKLLIPYPGPQCSEMISRRIFNYRLSRARPCSENAFGVMAARF, from the exons ATGGATGGAAAACATTGCGTTATTGATCCTTCATTACAATCTGGGTCTatgttttacaattataaaggAGATTATAGTGTAGCTTTGGCTTTAGTGGATGCTcaattacgttttatttatgttaatgtgGGCATAAGTGGCAGAGTCAGCAACTCTGGCGTCTGGA ATACACaagaaaattttccgtttgTGATTATTAGAGCTGAGGGATTTCCATTAtcagaaaaacttttaatccCTTATCCAGGACCTCAGTGTAGTGAAATGATAAGCCggagaatatttaattacag ATTGTCTAGAGCTCGGCCTTGTTCGGAGAACGCTTTTGGTGTGATGGCTGcgcgtttttaa
- the LOC118645721 gene encoding dynein heavy chain 12, axonemal-like — MTIKLQQIAAKSNLVAYVNQLRELVIDKLVEHHWNYNLEICATFEMMKERVLNVPQTTKELLALSQYMLTATSTLMRELQDKIIFSVRMMSSLTEMTTLGKHHIELNNTTIQWLRRIKPVLQRSFALYEQMKFELEEKLQEEVAILNVRVEKMFPRYVFTYVRKLCINDMYNS; from the exons ATGACAATAAAACTGCAACAAATAGCTGCGAAATCTAATCTCGTTGCTTACGTCAATCAGTTGCGAGAACTTGTCATCGACAAACTTGTTGAGCATCATTGGAATTATAATCTTGAAATATGTGCTACATTTGAAATGATGAAGGAACGTGTTTTAAATGTTCCACAGACTACGAAAGAGTTACTGGCATTAA GTCAATATATGTTGACAGCGACATCTACATTAATGAGAGAACTACAAgacaagataattttttcagttCGTATGATGAGTTCATTAACTGAAATGACTACTTTGGGAAAGCATCATATCGAATTAAACAATACAACAATTCAATGGTTAAGACGTATCAAACCAGTCTTGCAGCGCAGTTTTGCATTATATGAACAAATGAAGTTTGAGTTAGAAGAAAAACTTCAAGAGGAAGTTGCTATCTTGAATGTACGTGTCGAAAAAATGTTCCCTAGGTATGTGTTTACGTATGTACGTAAGCTGTGTATAAACGACATGTATAATTCTTAA